A genomic stretch from Anoplolepis gracilipes chromosome 16, ASM4749672v1, whole genome shotgun sequence includes:
- the Borcs6 gene encoding BLOC-1-related complex subunit 6 isoform X1 — translation METDEIEAASKSGMNIRNDKNAIIDYDEDRLHEMTASYSEISFDSQSSPPISELRSLIDSPDIESGKFLDDNLEKISGTGHRPDQLDLKNRGSSPTEDDDLDPPSYHKAIGYLQLEGRVMQDGDMVLFVTEDLENKIKLSSPVTKKGETPSFPGSRSSTPCLYRQALTPQLPPLDHNVLNELEMEARKVATSVDALTENLAAILQNASALTVGCLETYRDAVCKTCDAVDHNIKSMYQLMAKCEELSKSMGPIYKLAEQIKEMKRMLELFESAMNL, via the exons ATGGAAACAGACGAGATTGAAGCAGCCTCGAAATCAGGAATGAATATTCGAAATGACAAGAACGCCATTATCGACTACGATGAAGACAGA tTGCATGAGATGACAGCGTCCTACTCCGAGATATCATTTGACTCACAATCCTCGCCACCTATTTCGGAATTGAGATCGCTCATTGATTCTCCAGATATCGAGAGTGGAAAGTTTTTGGATGACAATCTGGAGAAGATAAGTGGAACTGGTCACAGACCAGATCAATTAGATTTGAAAAATAGAGGTAGCAGTCCAACAGAAGATGACGACCTAGACCCACCGAGTTATCACAAAGCTATAGGTTATTTGCAATTGGAGGGAAGAGTGATGCAGGACGGTGATATGGTGTTGTTTGTGACGGAAGATCTGGAGAATAAGATCAAATTATCCAGTCCTGTAACCAAGAAGGGAGAGACTCCATCGTTTCCTGGATCACGAAGTTCGACCCCGTGCTTATACAGGCAAGCCTTGACTCCACAATTGCCACCTCTCGATCACAATGTGCTGAACGAATTAGAAATGGAAGCTAGGAAAGTTGCAACCTCTGTGGACGCGTTGACTGAAAATTTAGCCGCAATTTTACAAAAC GCATCGGCTCTTACAGTTGGCTGTTTGGAAACTTATAGAGATGCCGTGTGTAAAACTTGCGATGCTGTAGAtcacaatataaaatcaatgtaTCAATTAATGGCTAAGTGCGAGGAACTATCTAAGTCGATGGGGCCAATTTACAAATTAGCAGAGCAGAT CAAAGAGATGAAGAGAATGCTGGAATTATTCGAAAGCGCAATGAATCTGTAA
- the Borcs6 gene encoding BLOC-1-related complex subunit 6 isoform X2 translates to MTASYSEISFDSQSSPPISELRSLIDSPDIESGKFLDDNLEKISGTGHRPDQLDLKNRGSSPTEDDDLDPPSYHKAIGYLQLEGRVMQDGDMVLFVTEDLENKIKLSSPVTKKGETPSFPGSRSSTPCLYRQALTPQLPPLDHNVLNELEMEARKVATSVDALTENLAAILQNASALTVGCLETYRDAVCKTCDAVDHNIKSMYQLMAKCEELSKSMGPIYKLAEQIKEMKRMLELFESAMNL, encoded by the exons ATGACAGCGTCCTACTCCGAGATATCATTTGACTCACAATCCTCGCCACCTATTTCGGAATTGAGATCGCTCATTGATTCTCCAGATATCGAGAGTGGAAAGTTTTTGGATGACAATCTGGAGAAGATAAGTGGAACTGGTCACAGACCAGATCAATTAGATTTGAAAAATAGAGGTAGCAGTCCAACAGAAGATGACGACCTAGACCCACCGAGTTATCACAAAGCTATAGGTTATTTGCAATTGGAGGGAAGAGTGATGCAGGACGGTGATATGGTGTTGTTTGTGACGGAAGATCTGGAGAATAAGATCAAATTATCCAGTCCTGTAACCAAGAAGGGAGAGACTCCATCGTTTCCTGGATCACGAAGTTCGACCCCGTGCTTATACAGGCAAGCCTTGACTCCACAATTGCCACCTCTCGATCACAATGTGCTGAACGAATTAGAAATGGAAGCTAGGAAAGTTGCAACCTCTGTGGACGCGTTGACTGAAAATTTAGCCGCAATTTTACAAAAC GCATCGGCTCTTACAGTTGGCTGTTTGGAAACTTATAGAGATGCCGTGTGTAAAACTTGCGATGCTGTAGAtcacaatataaaatcaatgtaTCAATTAATGGCTAAGTGCGAGGAACTATCTAAGTCGATGGGGCCAATTTACAAATTAGCAGAGCAGAT CAAAGAGATGAAGAGAATGCTGGAATTATTCGAAAGCGCAATGAATCTGTAA